Proteins co-encoded in one Marinobacter gudaonensis genomic window:
- the pstC gene encoding phosphate ABC transporter permease subunit PstC, producing the protein MQPANLMLLVIVCIAVAYGLGYARSRSLAMPMGGIRHLKSLPFYYGARAALWCGIPALIVLALWAAFQGKVIQLLVIGSLPPELVPEGEGRASLLLSQISNVASGALPPGFVEAPVAEAAERLKSLRAQSRLYMTVLVVAVAVLAGFLGWLRIRPTLNARSQVETTLKWIFFACAALAILTTVGIVFSVAFETIRFFQKISFFEFFFGTQWSPQTALRADQVAAEGAFGMVPLFTGTLLISAIAMVVAVPVGLLSAIYLSEYANKRVRGIFKPLLEMLAGIPTVVYGFFAALTVAPFISDFAASFGIDASSQSALAAGGVMGIMIIPFVSSLSDDVINAVPQNLRDGSLALGATQSETMKKVIFPAALPGIMGGVLLAVSRAIGETMIVVMAAGLAANLTANPLESVTTVTVQIVTLLTGDQEFDSAKTLAAFALGAMLFVATLLLNVLALKIVRKYREQYD; encoded by the coding sequence ATGCAACCGGCTAACCTCATGCTATTGGTCATCGTCTGTATCGCGGTGGCCTATGGTCTTGGATACGCCCGCTCCCGCTCCCTGGCCATGCCCATGGGCGGTATCCGGCATCTTAAATCCCTGCCGTTCTACTACGGTGCCCGCGCTGCGCTCTGGTGCGGCATTCCCGCGCTGATTGTCCTGGCGCTGTGGGCCGCATTTCAGGGCAAGGTTATTCAACTGCTGGTGATTGGTTCATTGCCGCCAGAGCTGGTACCCGAGGGCGAGGGCCGTGCCAGCCTGCTGCTCAGCCAGATCAGTAACGTGGCCAGCGGCGCCCTGCCGCCGGGGTTTGTCGAGGCGCCGGTGGCCGAGGCGGCAGAACGACTGAAATCACTGCGCGCCCAGAGCCGGCTTTACATGACGGTGCTGGTGGTTGCGGTGGCGGTACTGGCGGGTTTCCTGGGCTGGTTGCGTATTCGTCCGACGCTGAACGCCCGCAGTCAGGTGGAAACGACGTTGAAGTGGATCTTCTTCGCCTGTGCGGCGCTGGCCATTCTCACAACCGTAGGCATTGTCTTCTCGGTGGCCTTTGAAACCATCCGGTTTTTCCAGAAGATTTCTTTCTTCGAGTTTTTCTTCGGCACCCAATGGAGCCCCCAGACGGCACTCCGGGCCGACCAGGTGGCGGCCGAGGGCGCCTTCGGCATGGTGCCCCTGTTCACCGGCACCCTGCTGATTTCCGCCATTGCCATGGTGGTAGCGGTTCCGGTGGGCCTGCTTTCGGCCATTTACCTTTCGGAATACGCGAACAAGCGGGTCCGAGGTATTTTCAAGCCGCTGCTGGAAATGCTTGCGGGCATTCCGACCGTGGTCTACGGCTTTTTCGCCGCGCTCACCGTGGCGCCCTTCATCAGTGATTTTGCCGCTTCTTTCGGTATCGATGCATCGTCCCAGAGCGCCCTGGCTGCCGGTGGCGTCATGGGCATCATGATCATTCCTTTTGTCTCATCGCTGTCGGACGATGTGATCAACGCCGTGCCTCAGAACCTTCGGGACGGCTCACTCGCGCTGGGCGCCACCCAGTCTGAAACCATGAAAAAGGTGATCTTCCCGGCGGCATTGCCCGGCATCATGGGGGGTGTTCTGCTGGCGGTTTCCCGCGCCATTGGCGAAACCATGATCGTGGTCATGGCTGCGGGCCTTGCCGCCAACCTGACGGCCAACCCGCTGGAGTCGGTCACCACAGTGACCGTGCAGATCGTGACCCTTCTGACCGGTGATCAGGAATTCGACAGCGCCAAGACCCTGGCGGCCTTCGCCCTGGGCGCCATGCTGTTCGTGGCGACGCTGCTGCTTAACGTTCTTGCTCTGAAAATTGTCCGCAAATATCGGGAACAGTATGACTGA
- a CDS encoding substrate-binding domain-containing protein, with the protein MMKLNKALATVALAGSVAALSAPAMARDTISIVGSSTVYPFATVVAERFGANSDFPTPKLESTGSGGGLKLFCQGVGTQHPDITNASRRMKPSEFDLCQSNGVKDITEFRIGSDGIVIASSKEAENLEITLEQLFLALGKEVPNPKNENELVANPYKKWSDIDSSLPNKPIRVMGPPPTSGTRDSFNELALQGGCEDLPAVANMSEDDMESVCQSIREDGAFIEAGENDNLIVQKLIGDTDMYGVFGYSFLEENADRLQAATLNGMVPTAEAIAADEYPVARSLFFYVKKAHVGVVPGIAEYVAEFTSPGAMGPNGYLKSVGLIVPPRDALMQLQDKAENMPNLAKDELM; encoded by the coding sequence GTGATGAAACTGAACAAAGCACTCGCGACCGTTGCGCTGGCCGGCTCGGTGGCCGCCCTGTCCGCACCTGCCATGGCTCGTGACACCATCAGCATCGTGGGCTCTTCCACGGTTTATCCGTTTGCTACTGTTGTGGCTGAGCGTTTTGGTGCCAACTCCGATTTCCCGACTCCCAAGCTCGAGTCCACCGGCTCCGGCGGCGGTCTGAAACTGTTCTGCCAGGGCGTGGGCACCCAGCACCCGGACATCACCAACGCTTCCCGCCGCATGAAGCCGTCCGAGTTTGATCTGTGCCAGAGCAATGGCGTTAAGGACATCACTGAGTTCCGTATCGGTTCCGACGGCATCGTGATTGCCAGCTCCAAAGAGGCCGAGAACCTCGAGATCACCCTGGAGCAGTTGTTCCTGGCCCTGGGCAAGGAAGTGCCCAATCCCAAGAACGAAAACGAGTTGGTTGCCAACCCTTACAAGAAGTGGAGCGACATTGACTCCAGTCTGCCGAACAAGCCGATTCGTGTGATGGGACCGCCCCCGACATCCGGTACCCGTGACTCCTTCAACGAGCTGGCCCTGCAGGGTGGCTGTGAGGACCTGCCAGCGGTTGCCAACATGAGCGAAGACGACATGGAATCGGTGTGTCAGAGCATTCGTGAGGACGGCGCCTTCATTGAAGCTGGCGAGAACGACAACCTGATCGTGCAAAAGCTGATCGGCGATACCGATATGTACGGTGTGTTCGGCTACAGCTTCCTGGAAGAGAACGCCGACCGTCTGCAGGCCGCTACCCTGAACGGCATGGTGCCGACTGCCGAGGCAATTGCTGCCGACGAGTACCCGGTGGCCCGTTCCCTGTTCTTCTACGTGAAAAAGGCGCACGTTGGCGTTGTTCCTGGCATTGCCGAGTATGTGGCTGAATTCACCAGCCCTGGCGCCATGGGCCCTAACGGCTACCTGAAGAGCGTGGGTCTGATTGTACCGCCGCGCGATGCCCTGATGCAGCTTCAGGACAAAGCTGAAAACATGCCGAACCTGGCGAAAGACGAGCTGATGTAA
- a CDS encoding acyl-CoA thioesterase: MTAFDDDKPTPRGELTLQVIPLPADTNANGDVFAGWLVKQMDLAANTVAGRISQGRNATVAMDRMEFLSPLRVGSQVGCYCELVDIGRSSMKINVEVWTLDRTARTPRKVTEGLFVYVAIDEHGRIREVPDQSL; encoded by the coding sequence ATGACAGCATTCGACGATGACAAACCCACGCCAAGGGGCGAACTCACGCTCCAGGTTATTCCCCTTCCCGCAGACACCAACGCCAACGGCGATGTGTTCGCAGGCTGGCTGGTCAAACAGATGGATCTTGCCGCCAACACTGTGGCCGGACGGATATCCCAGGGCCGCAACGCCACCGTGGCCATGGACAGGATGGAGTTCCTCTCGCCACTGCGGGTCGGCTCCCAGGTTGGCTGTTATTGCGAGCTGGTGGACATCGGTCGCAGCTCCATGAAGATCAACGTGGAGGTCTGGACTCTGGACCGCACCGCCCGGACTCCCCGCAAGGTGACCGAAGGCCTTTTTGTTTATGTTGCCATCGATGAGCACGGGCGAATCCGGGAAGTGCCTGACCAGAGCCTGTAA
- a CDS encoding dihydroorotate dehydrogenase-like protein, translating to MTDLATRWLGLELRSPLVVGASPLTDDLDALKACVRAGAGAVVMHSLFEEQLVEEQMAAHRFIDSRTHTDAEARSFFPESELFEMGSDSYLQRLELLRQSLDVPVIASLNGISTGGWTGHAVEMEAAGAHAIELNLYDPASDPAETAQTLEQRQLAVINAVAEQVSIPVSVKLSPFYSALPAFVAGTEKAGARGLVLFNRFYQPEMDLDALELSRKVVLSSSAELPLRLHGIAMLFGRTGLEMAASGGVHTGDDAAKALLSGATVVQVVSALLAEGPRAMARIHGELGRRLSDMGYRDLAEARGALSMANAPNSRTWERLNYARLLHGWT from the coding sequence ATGACTGATCTGGCAACCCGCTGGCTGGGCCTCGAGCTCCGCTCGCCCCTGGTGGTCGGCGCCAGTCCGCTGACCGACGACCTGGATGCACTGAAGGCCTGCGTCAGGGCCGGTGCGGGCGCCGTTGTCATGCATTCGCTGTTCGAGGAGCAGCTGGTAGAGGAGCAGATGGCCGCTCACCGGTTTATCGATTCCCGAACCCATACCGATGCGGAGGCGCGCTCCTTCTTCCCGGAATCCGAGTTGTTTGAGATGGGATCAGATAGCTACCTGCAGCGCCTGGAGCTGCTGCGACAATCGCTGGATGTGCCGGTGATTGCCTCGCTCAACGGCATCTCGACCGGAGGCTGGACGGGGCACGCCGTGGAAATGGAAGCGGCGGGTGCCCATGCCATCGAGCTGAATCTTTATGACCCGGCGTCAGACCCCGCGGAAACGGCACAAACCCTGGAGCAGCGGCAACTGGCGGTCATAAATGCGGTGGCTGAGCAGGTCAGCATCCCGGTCAGCGTGAAGCTATCCCCTTTCTACTCGGCGTTGCCTGCGTTCGTGGCCGGAACCGAAAAGGCCGGGGCGCGCGGGCTGGTGCTGTTTAACCGGTTTTACCAGCCGGAGATGGATCTGGATGCGCTGGAGCTGAGCCGGAAGGTGGTGCTGTCCTCCAGTGCCGAGCTGCCGTTGCGGCTGCACGGGATTGCCATGCTCTTTGGCCGGACAGGGCTGGAGATGGCCGCCTCCGGTGGGGTGCATACCGGTGATGATGCGGCCAAGGCCCTGCTTTCCGGAGCAACGGTGGTTCAGGTGGTTTCTGCTTTGCTGGCAGAAGGTCCCAGGGCCATGGCGCGAATACACGGCGAATTGGGCCGGCGGCTGTCGGATATGGGGTACCGTGACCTGGCGGAGGCACGGGGAGCACTGTCCATGGCAAACGCGCCCAACAGTCGAACCTGGGAGCGCCTCAACTATGCCCGTCTGCTGCATGGCTGGACATAA
- the nifJ gene encoding pyruvate:ferredoxin (flavodoxin) oxidoreductase, which produces MEFHTLDGNEAVASVAYRLSETIAIYPITPASAMGEHADDWAALGRPNLWGQVPAMVEMQSEAGAAGAMHGALQAGSLVTTFTASQGLLLMLPNLYKIAGELSPLCMHIAARSIATHALSIFCDHSDVMSARGTGFALLASGSVQEAQDLAAIGHAVTLETRVPVMHFFDGFRTSHEISKIAALSDDDLKALVSHEGVETHRSRRMTPDRPLVRGTSQNPDAFFQAREAINPFYEAFPDKLEAVMDRFASISGRQYRLFDYVGHPEADRVVILMGSGAECAHETVEWLLAQGKKVGVLKVRLFRPFATDRFLNALPDTVEHLAVLDRTKEPGAQGEPLLLEVSGALMDAWSQGERKVLPRVIGGRYGLSSREFTPAMVCAIFEELKAEAPKTRFTVGVRDDVTHLSLDVDSELDIESPKTRRALFFGLGADGTVSSNKASIKILGEGTNLFAQGHFVYDSKKSGATTVSHLRFGPLPIRSSYQINKAQFVAIHAPQFLERFDVLEHAAEGATVLLNVPWGVDEVWDRLSVEIQRALVERRARLFVIDAAEVAEKAGLERRINTVMQVCFFALADILPRDEAIAQIKESIRKTWGRRGPEVVRRNVEAVDSALDNLHEVTVPDKVTATRTRSPRVPEDAPDFVQKVTRLLLEGQGDKLPVSAFPPDGTWPTGTSQYEKRTIALDIPIWESDLCVQCNFCAMICPHTAIASKVFEPEAAKGAPESFEAVPETQTSELEGLDYRIQVAPDDCTGCGLCVEVCPAKDRTQPKRKAINMQPIEQHREVEAENLAFFRRIPDVPRDRIPRDFKALPLLIPLFEYSGACSGCGETPYIRLLTQLVGDRLLIANATGCSSIYGGNLPTTPYTVNADGRGPTWNNSLFEDAAELGLGMRLGLDKLVDRARQLLDAVQGQLPGGLYTDLTTPCTTIDETAMASRRAAIEQLRSWLTDQEGPEARELESLADELCPKSVWVIGGDGWAYDIGYGGLDHALASGQNLKLLVLDTEVYSNTGGQQSKATPMGAIAKFAAAGKATRKKDLGLLAMSYGHVYVAQIALQSHSNQTARALQEAESFEGPALIIAHSPCIAHGYDLVHSPAQQKRAVDSWAWPLYRFDPRRIHEGLPPLQLDSPRQKITMKAYMQEEARFRMLELREPQRYEQLVAAASEAATEQRELYKQLAGIHFEPHESSDADNDKGERHD; this is translated from the coding sequence ATGGAATTCCATACCCTCGACGGCAATGAAGCGGTGGCCTCGGTGGCCTATCGCCTCAGTGAAACCATCGCCATCTATCCGATCACCCCGGCGTCAGCCATGGGCGAGCACGCCGACGACTGGGCCGCCCTGGGTCGACCCAACCTGTGGGGCCAGGTGCCTGCTATGGTGGAAATGCAGTCGGAGGCGGGCGCAGCCGGCGCTATGCACGGCGCCTTGCAGGCCGGTTCACTGGTAACCACCTTTACTGCTTCCCAGGGGCTGCTGCTGATGCTGCCCAACCTGTACAAGATTGCCGGCGAGCTGTCGCCGTTGTGCATGCACATTGCCGCCCGCAGCATTGCTACCCATGCGCTGTCTATCTTCTGCGACCATTCCGATGTGATGAGTGCCCGGGGTACCGGGTTTGCCCTGCTGGCGTCGGGGTCGGTTCAGGAAGCCCAGGATCTGGCGGCCATCGGCCATGCGGTCACCCTCGAAACCCGGGTGCCGGTCATGCATTTCTTCGACGGCTTTCGGACCTCCCATGAAATTTCCAAAATCGCAGCCCTGAGCGATGACGATTTGAAGGCGCTGGTATCTCATGAAGGGGTGGAAACCCATCGCAGCCGCCGGATGACGCCGGACAGGCCATTAGTTCGAGGCACCTCCCAGAACCCGGATGCCTTCTTTCAGGCCAGGGAGGCCATCAATCCCTTCTATGAAGCGTTTCCGGACAAGTTGGAAGCCGTGATGGACCGGTTTGCCAGCATTAGCGGCCGTCAGTACCGGTTGTTTGACTATGTTGGTCACCCCGAGGCCGACAGGGTGGTCATTCTGATGGGCTCTGGGGCCGAATGCGCCCATGAGACGGTCGAGTGGCTGCTGGCGCAGGGCAAAAAGGTCGGGGTCCTCAAGGTGCGTCTGTTCCGGCCCTTTGCCACCGATCGCTTTCTGAACGCGTTGCCGGATACGGTTGAGCACCTGGCGGTATTGGACCGCACTAAGGAACCCGGAGCCCAGGGCGAGCCACTGCTGCTGGAAGTCAGTGGCGCTCTGATGGACGCCTGGAGCCAGGGTGAGCGCAAGGTGCTGCCCCGGGTGATCGGCGGTCGATACGGCCTGTCTTCCCGGGAGTTTACCCCGGCCATGGTGTGCGCCATTTTCGAGGAGCTGAAGGCCGAAGCCCCCAAGACCCGTTTTACGGTCGGTGTGCGCGACGATGTCACCCATCTCTCGCTGGACGTGGACAGCGAACTGGATATTGAATCCCCGAAAACCCGTCGGGCCCTGTTCTTCGGTCTCGGCGCCGATGGCACTGTTAGCAGTAACAAAGCCAGCATCAAGATTCTGGGCGAGGGCACGAACCTCTTTGCCCAGGGCCATTTCGTCTACGACTCCAAGAAATCCGGCGCGACCACGGTATCCCACCTGCGGTTCGGCCCGTTGCCCATCCGCTCCAGCTACCAGATCAACAAGGCCCAGTTTGTGGCCATTCATGCACCCCAGTTCCTGGAACGGTTTGATGTGCTGGAACACGCCGCCGAGGGCGCAACGGTGCTGCTCAATGTGCCCTGGGGAGTAGATGAGGTCTGGGACCGGTTATCGGTGGAGATCCAGCGGGCGCTGGTTGAGCGCAGGGCACGCCTGTTTGTTATCGATGCCGCCGAGGTGGCGGAAAAAGCGGGGCTGGAACGGCGGATCAACACGGTGATGCAGGTCTGTTTCTTCGCCCTGGCGGATATCCTGCCCCGGGATGAGGCCATTGCCCAGATCAAGGAGTCCATCCGCAAGACCTGGGGCCGGCGCGGTCCCGAGGTGGTGCGCCGAAATGTGGAGGCGGTGGACTCGGCGCTGGACAACCTGCATGAAGTAACGGTGCCGGATAAGGTAACGGCCACCCGCACCCGATCACCGAGAGTGCCAGAAGATGCGCCAGACTTTGTGCAAAAAGTTACTCGTCTGCTACTGGAAGGACAAGGGGACAAGCTGCCGGTCAGTGCGTTCCCACCAGATGGCACCTGGCCAACGGGCACCAGCCAGTACGAGAAGCGAACCATTGCCCTGGACATTCCGATCTGGGAGTCCGACCTCTGCGTTCAGTGCAACTTCTGCGCAATGATCTGCCCCCACACCGCGATCGCCAGCAAGGTGTTCGAGCCCGAGGCGGCCAAGGGGGCTCCCGAGAGCTTCGAAGCCGTGCCGGAAACCCAGACCTCTGAACTGGAAGGTCTGGATTACCGGATTCAGGTGGCCCCTGATGACTGCACCGGCTGCGGTTTGTGTGTCGAGGTTTGCCCGGCAAAGGACCGGACCCAGCCAAAGCGCAAAGCCATCAACATGCAGCCCATCGAGCAGCATCGTGAGGTGGAAGCGGAGAACCTGGCGTTCTTCCGGCGTATTCCGGATGTGCCCAGAGACCGCATCCCCCGCGACTTCAAAGCCCTGCCGCTGCTGATTCCGCTGTTCGAATATTCGGGCGCCTGTTCCGGTTGCGGTGAAACACCCTATATCCGTCTGCTGACTCAACTGGTGGGCGATCGGCTGCTGATTGCGAACGCCACCGGTTGTTCCTCGATCTACGGTGGCAATCTGCCAACCACGCCCTACACGGTGAATGCCGACGGCCGGGGGCCCACCTGGAACAATTCATTGTTCGAAGACGCCGCAGAACTGGGCCTGGGTATGCGTCTGGGGCTGGACAAGCTTGTCGACCGGGCCCGGCAGTTGCTGGACGCAGTGCAGGGTCAGTTGCCCGGGGGGCTTTATACGGACCTGACCACTCCCTGCACGACAATCGATGAAACCGCCATGGCGTCGCGGCGCGCCGCCATCGAGCAGCTCCGTAGCTGGCTGACGGACCAGGAGGGGCCGGAGGCCCGGGAACTTGAAAGTCTGGCCGACGAGCTCTGCCCGAAGAGCGTCTGGGTGATTGGCGGTGACGGCTGGGCCTATGACATTGGCTACGGCGGCCTGGACCACGCCCTGGCCTCGGGCCAGAATCTGAAACTGCTGGTGTTGGACACCGAGGTGTATTCCAACACCGGCGGCCAGCAATCAAAAGCCACGCCCATGGGTGCCATCGCCAAGTTTGCCGCCGCCGGCAAGGCCACCCGCAAGAAGGACCTGGGTCTGCTGGCCATGAGCTACGGTCACGTTTATGTGGCCCAGATCGCCCTACAATCCCACAGCAACCAGACTGCCCGGGCGCTGCAGGAGGCCGAGAGTTTTGAGGGCCCGGCCCTGATCATTGCCCACAGTCCCTGTATTGCCCACGGCTATGACCTGGTGCATTCGCCGGCCCAGCAGAAACGGGCGGTGGACAGCTGGGCCTGGCCACTGTACCGGTTTGATCCCCGACGCATTCATGAGGGCCTTCCGCCCCTGCAACTGGATTCGCCGCGCCAGAAAATCACCATGAAAGCCTACATGCAGGAAGAGGCCCGCTTCCGGATGCTGGAGCTGAGAGAACCCCAGCGCTACGAACAGCTGGTGGCCGCAGCGTCGGAGGCGGCAACGGAACAGCGGGAGCTCTACAAGCAACTGGCGGGGATCCATTTCGAGCCTCACGAATCGTCCGATGCTGACAACGATAAGGGTGAACGTCATGACTGA
- a CDS encoding tRNA-queuosine alpha-mannosyltransferase domain-containing protein, with protein MSNLLLLSAYDAASHQRWREQLASLCPEYVWSHLALPPRYFRWRIRGNPLSWLNEPLLSEPRDLVVATSMVDLATLRGLHRQLADTPCLLYMHENQFAFPVSSGQNASADPQMVNLYSAISAEQVVFNSAWNRDSFLSGVATFLDRLPDQVPSGLVDQLRLKSRVLPVPIEDRLFCDRPALANPDCPHLLWNHRWEYDKGPERLHRFLQVLRRRSIPFRLSVVGERFRQYPTVFDRIREEFDGRIEHWGYLDNRARYEQLLCQADVVVSTALHDFQGLAMLEAMASGCVPLAPDRLAYREYVPESCRYASHEQDPEQEAEAATDQLVSLLANRPPTSAPDAWRATRLAEDYRLLFEQMIATGVAVG; from the coding sequence GTGTCGAACCTTCTGTTGCTCTCGGCTTACGATGCCGCCAGCCACCAGCGCTGGCGAGAGCAGCTTGCGAGCCTGTGTCCGGAGTATGTCTGGAGTCACCTGGCGCTGCCGCCCAGGTATTTTCGTTGGCGAATTCGGGGCAACCCCCTGAGTTGGCTGAACGAGCCGCTGCTTTCGGAGCCCCGGGATCTTGTTGTGGCCACGTCCATGGTGGATCTGGCCACCCTGCGGGGCCTGCATCGCCAACTGGCAGACACGCCCTGCCTGCTGTACATGCACGAAAACCAGTTTGCCTTCCCGGTGTCCAGCGGCCAGAACGCCAGCGCCGACCCTCAGATGGTGAACCTCTACAGCGCGATCTCGGCGGAACAGGTGGTGTTCAACAGTGCCTGGAACCGGGACAGCTTCCTGTCCGGCGTGGCGACTTTTCTGGACCGGCTGCCGGACCAGGTGCCCTCGGGACTGGTGGACCAGCTGCGGCTCAAATCCCGGGTTTTGCCGGTGCCCATTGAAGATCGGCTGTTCTGCGACCGTCCGGCACTGGCCAACCCCGACTGCCCGCACCTGCTCTGGAACCATCGGTGGGAGTACGACAAGGGCCCGGAACGGCTGCATCGGTTCCTGCAGGTGCTCCGGCGGCGATCGATCCCGTTCCGGCTCAGTGTGGTGGGGGAGCGTTTCCGCCAATACCCGACGGTGTTCGACCGGATACGGGAGGAGTTCGACGGGCGGATTGAACACTGGGGCTACCTGGACAATCGCGCCCGTTACGAGCAGCTGTTGTGCCAGGCGGATGTGGTGGTCTCGACGGCCCTGCACGACTTCCAGGGCCTGGCGATGCTTGAGGCCATGGCCTCCGGCTGCGTACCGCTGGCGCCAGACCGGCTGGCCTACCGCGAGTACGTGCCCGAGTCATGCCGCTACGCCAGTCACGAGCAGGACCCCGAACAGGAAGCCGAGGCCGCCACCGATCAACTGGTGTCCCTGCTGGCAAATCGCCCGCCGACCTCGGCGCCGGACGCCTGGCGGGCAACCCGGCTGGCGGAAGACTACCGGTTGCTGTTTGAGCAAATGATTGCCACCGGTGTTGCTGTCGGTTGA
- the corA gene encoding magnesium/cobalt transporter CorA, with amino-acid sequence MAYFSKHYHNPGTAPGTLVGKADGGRPVNIRVLDYTGEEVEEVSLANAADCRAYLARDSNTWVQVNGQADPDTLRNLGDLFDLHDLALEDVLNTGQRPKIELYDDQLFIIAAMPLYDGENLEIVQISLFVGRNYLICLCPLDEDPFEPVRKRMRMPNNRRFTTRDVDYLLYALLDLIIDSAFPVLEQFGYQLEEMETDLLERPNQQTLSRIHGLKRELLLLRRVLWPQRELLTTLMRTEDELINAGTQVYFRDCHDHSVQIIELLESFREMATSMLDIYLSSISQRTNETMRLLTIIATIFIPLTFVVGIYGMNFEHPDSPWAMPELGWYYGYPMVWFVMMGITACLLWFFRRRGWI; translated from the coding sequence ATGGCATACTTCAGCAAGCATTACCATAATCCCGGCACCGCGCCGGGTACCCTCGTTGGCAAGGCTGACGGCGGTCGACCGGTCAACATCCGCGTGCTTGATTACACGGGGGAAGAGGTTGAGGAAGTCAGCCTGGCCAATGCCGCTGACTGCCGGGCGTATCTCGCCCGGGATTCGAACACCTGGGTGCAGGTTAACGGGCAGGCCGACCCGGATACTCTGAGAAACCTGGGGGATCTGTTCGACCTCCACGATCTCGCCCTCGAAGACGTGCTCAATACCGGGCAGCGGCCGAAGATCGAGCTCTACGATGATCAGCTGTTCATTATCGCGGCCATGCCGCTGTATGACGGTGAGAATCTGGAGATCGTCCAGATCAGCCTGTTCGTAGGCCGGAATTACCTGATCTGCCTGTGTCCCCTGGATGAGGATCCGTTTGAACCGGTTCGTAAACGCATGCGGATGCCCAACAATCGCCGGTTTACCACGCGGGATGTGGACTATCTGCTCTATGCGTTGCTGGATCTGATCATCGATTCGGCCTTTCCGGTCCTGGAACAGTTTGGCTACCAGCTGGAAGAGATGGAAACCGACCTGCTGGAGCGGCCAAACCAGCAAACCCTGAGCCGTATCCACGGATTGAAACGGGAGCTGCTTCTGCTGCGGCGTGTGCTCTGGCCCCAGCGTGAACTGCTCACCACGTTGATGCGCACCGAGGACGAGCTGATCAACGCCGGCACCCAGGTGTATTTCCGGGACTGTCACGACCACAGCGTGCAGATCATCGAACTGCTGGAAAGCTTCCGGGAGATGGCCACCAGTATGCTGGATATCTACCTCTCCAGCATCAGCCAGCGCACGAACGAGACCATGCGGTTGCTCACCATCATCGCCACGATTTTTATCCCACTGACGTTTGTGGTGGGCATCTACGGCATGAACTTCGAGCATCCGGACAGCCCCTGGGCGATGCCGGAACTGGGCTGGTACTACGGCTATCCCATGGTGTGGTTTGTGATGATGGGGATCACTGCCTGTCTTTTGTGGTTCTTCAGGCGCCGCGGCTGGATCTAG
- a CDS encoding MFS transporter, with amino-acid sequence MIDLLKRYPLPVIVLAQLFGTSLWFSINGVWLSLSAELGLTETDLGRLTLAVQAGFIAGTLTIAVTGLADRFGASRIFALSSLLGALVNGGFIFAAGSPPLDFLLRFATGLCLAGIYPLGMKMVIAWTPKYAGAALAWLVGMLTLGTALPHLMRGATLGMPWEWPLMAASCLALMGGVLVFLLGDGPHLPKSSGRLPLSQGLAALRIPGFRAVAGGYFGHMWELYAFWTLVPLLISRELERLGQGDALVPWLSFAVIGIGAAGCVGGGSLSRTRGSAWVARRALMVSGVFCLVYPWLGSLAPVLLIALLIVWGIAVVADSPQFSALASATAPRESVGSSLAVMNAVGFGLTLPAIWLTSGLWNGFGVWVVLLLFPGPVFGLWSLSRYTQHKESGP; translated from the coding sequence ATGATCGACCTGCTAAAACGCTATCCGCTTCCTGTAATAGTGCTGGCCCAGCTTTTTGGTACCTCCCTGTGGTTCAGCATCAATGGCGTCTGGCTGTCCTTGTCTGCGGAGCTGGGCCTGACGGAGACCGACCTTGGCCGGCTGACTCTGGCGGTCCAGGCCGGGTTCATCGCGGGCACCCTCACGATCGCCGTGACCGGTCTGGCGGACCGCTTCGGCGCCAGCCGGATCTTTGCCCTGTCGAGTCTGCTGGGAGCGCTGGTGAATGGCGGGTTTATCTTCGCCGCCGGCTCGCCCCCCCTGGATTTCCTCCTTCGGTTTGCTACCGGTCTTTGCCTGGCCGGTATCTACCCCCTGGGCATGAAGATGGTCATTGCCTGGACCCCGAAATACGCCGGTGCCGCCCTGGCCTGGCTGGTGGGCATGCTCACCCTGGGTACGGCGCTGCCTCATCTGATGCGAGGCGCTACCCTTGGCATGCCCTGGGAGTGGCCACTAATGGCGGCCTCCTGCCTGGCCCTGATGGGCGGCGTACTGGTGTTTTTGCTGGGCGACGGCCCGCATCTGCCGAAAAGCAGTGGCCGATTGCCGCTGAGTCAGGGATTGGCGGCGCTGCGAATCCCGGGGTTCCGGGCCGTGGCCGGGGGTTACTTCGGTCACATGTGGGAGCTCTATGCGTTCTGGACGCTGGTGCCTCTGCTGATCAGCCGGGAGCTTGAGCGTCTCGGGCAGGGGGATGCGCTGGTTCCCTGGCTATCGTTTGCCGTCATTGGCATTGGTGCTGCGGGGTGTGTGGGTGGCGGCAGCCTCAGCCGGACGCGGGGCAGTGCCTGGGTCGCCCGGCGGGCGCTGATGGTGTCTGGCGTTTTCTGCCTGGTGTACCCCTGGTTGGGCAGTTTGGCTCCGGTATTGCTCATTGCATTGCTGATTGTCTGGGGCATTGCCGTCGTGGCCGACTCGCCCCAGTTTTCAGCCCTGGCGTCGGCAACCGCGCCCCGGGAGTCGGTGGGCTCCTCCCTGGCGGTCATGAACGCCGTCGGTTTCGGGTTGACCTTGCCGGCGATCTGGCTGACCAGTGGTCTTTGGAACGGATTCGGAGTGTGGGTGGTCCTGCTGTTGTTCCCAGGCCCGGTCTTCGGTCTCTGGTCGCTGTCCCGTTATACTCAACACAAAGAATCGGGCCCGTGA